The following are encoded together in the Salvelinus namaycush isolate Seneca unplaced genomic scaffold, SaNama_1.0 Scaffold738, whole genome shotgun sequence genome:
- the LOC120042647 gene encoding mid1-interacting protein 1-B-like gives MMQISDSYNQKNSLFNAMNRFIGAVNNMDQTVMVPSLLRDVPLDEEEEVKTISPIRTASNGSTTYFQDGDMYNYYVLLKSIRNDIEWGVLQADDRRKEKMGVTALDISRIESDDDDLEKQFHYHLTGLHTVLSKLTRKANTLTNRYNQEIVIRGCGL, from the coding sequence ATGATGCAAATTTCGGATTCGTACAATCAAAAGAATTCATTGTTCAATGCAATGAACCGATTTATTGGTGCTGTAAATAACATGGATCAGACGGTGATGGTTCCTAGTCTGCTAAGAGACGTGCCTCTAGACGAGGAAGAAGAGGTGAAAACGATATCACCGATTAGGACCGCCAGCAATGGGTCAACCACCTATTTCCAGGACGGGGACATGTACAATTACTATGTGCTATTAAAATCGATCAGGAATGACATCGAATGGGGGGTCCTACAAGCCGACGACAGGCGGAAAGAAAAAATGGGGGTGACCGCGTTGGACATATCCAGAATAGAATCCGATGATGATGACTTGGAGAAACAATTTCATTATCATTTGACCGGACTACACACGGTTCTGTCCAAGCTTACCCGGAAAGCAAACACCCTCACGAACAGGTACAATCAGGAGATTGTAATAAGGGGCTGTGGACTGTGA